The Pelodiscus sinensis isolate JC-2024 chromosome 26, ASM4963464v1, whole genome shotgun sequence genome contains a region encoding:
- the ST3GAL4 gene encoding CMP-N-acetylneuraminate-beta-galactosamide-alpha-2,3-sialyltransferase 4 isoform X8 encodes MADSGNVCRSCEGNRQHQRCRVLSAWGRDVNCELLSTRLVAVQGWKILAGLALVLGMAWYSISREERYLHLFPFPVQDDSMLCPPGEVEKKATLLLGNYTRDHPLFLQLNNYFWVKTPSPYELPYGTKGSEDSLLRVLAITSYSVPQSLQSMKCRRCAVVGNGLRLLNSSLGEAINKYDVVIRLNNAPVHRYEADVGSKTTMRLFYPESAHFDPKRENNPDTLLVLVPFKPMDFLWLETILNDKKRVHKGFWKQPPLIWDANPEQVRILNPYFMEITAAKLLNLPMKQLRKVKQKPTTGLLAITLALHFCDLVHIAGFGYPDSANKKQTIHYYEQITLKSMVASEHNISQETQAIKKMLDLGIIKNLTYF; translated from the exons GGTAACAGACAGCACCAAAGATGTCGTGTTCTCTCTGCATGGGGGAGAGATGTGAACTGTGAGCTCCTGTCTACCCGTCTGGTTGCTGTGCAAG GATGGAAGATCCTTGCAGGGCTGGCACTAGTTCTGGGGATGGCGTGGTACTCCATATCCCGGGAAGAAAGGTACTTACATCT TTTTCCTTTCCCCGTGCAAGATGACAGCATGCTGTGTCCCCCAGGCGAGGTGGAAAAGAAAGCCACGCTGCTCCTAGGAAA TTACACACGGGATCACCCGCTGTTTTTACAGCTCAACAATTACTTTTGGGTGAAGACCCCATCGCCGTATGAGCTGCCGTACGGGACTAAAGGAAGCG AAGACTCTCTCCTCCGGGTGCTAGCGATCACCAGCTACTCGGTGCCCCAGAGCCTCCAAAG CATGAAGTGCCGGCGATGTGCCGTGGTGGGGAATGGACTCCGGCTCCTAAACAGCTCCTTGGGGGAAGCAATCAACAAGTACGACGTGGTGATCAG GTTGAACAACGCGCCAGTTCACAGGTACGAGGCAGACGTGGGCTCCAAGACCACCATGCGCCTGTTCTACCCAGAGTCCGCGCACTTCGACCCCAAACGGGAAAACAACCCGGATACGCTGCTGGTGCTGGTGCCATTCAAACCCATGGATTTCCTCTGGCTGGAGACGATCCTCAACGACAAGAAGCGA GTGCACAAGGGGTTCTGGAAGCAGCCCCCTTTAATCTGGGATGCCAATCCCGAGCAAGTTCGAATTCTGAACCCTTATTTTATGGAAATAACTGCTGCTAAACTGCTTAATCTTCCCATGAAGCAGCTGCGGAAGGTTAAACAG AAACCGACAACGGGATTATTAGCCATCACCTTGGCGTTGCACTTCTGTGACCTGGTACATATTGCAGGCTTCGGCTACCCCGATTCTGCTAATAAGAAACAGACAATACACTACTATGAGCAAATCACCCTGAAGTCCATGGTT GCTTCCGAGCACAATATCTCCCAAGAGACACAAGCAATAAAAAAGATGCTTGATTTAGGCATCATCAAGAACCTGACGTACTTCTGA
- the ST3GAL4 gene encoding CMP-N-acetylneuraminate-beta-galactosamide-alpha-2,3-sialyltransferase 4 isoform X9 — translation MADSGNVCRSCEVTSSGRDESNSHRVVPHLLIKMINKSRWKILAGLALVLGMAWYSISREERYLHLFPFPVQDDSMLCPPGEVEKKATLLLGNYTRDHPLFLQLNNYFWVKTPSPYELPYGTKGSEDSLLRVLAITSYSVPQSLQSMKCRRCAVVGNGLRLLNSSLGEAINKYDVVIRLNNAPVHRYEADVGSKTTMRLFYPESAHFDPKRENNPDTLLVLVPFKPMDFLWLETILNDKKRVHKGFWKQPPLIWDANPEQVRILNPYFMEITAAKLLNLPMKQLRKVKQKPTTGLLAITLALHFCDLVHIAGFGYPDSANKKQTIHYYEQITLKSMVASEHNISQETQAIKKMLDLGIIKNLTYF, via the exons GTGACCAGCAGTGGCCGCGATGAGAGCAATAGCCACCGGGTGGTGCCTCACCTGCTGATAAAAATGATCAACAAGTCCC GATGGAAGATCCTTGCAGGGCTGGCACTAGTTCTGGGGATGGCGTGGTACTCCATATCCCGGGAAGAAAGGTACTTACATCT TTTTCCTTTCCCCGTGCAAGATGACAGCATGCTGTGTCCCCCAGGCGAGGTGGAAAAGAAAGCCACGCTGCTCCTAGGAAA TTACACACGGGATCACCCGCTGTTTTTACAGCTCAACAATTACTTTTGGGTGAAGACCCCATCGCCGTATGAGCTGCCGTACGGGACTAAAGGAAGCG AAGACTCTCTCCTCCGGGTGCTAGCGATCACCAGCTACTCGGTGCCCCAGAGCCTCCAAAG CATGAAGTGCCGGCGATGTGCCGTGGTGGGGAATGGACTCCGGCTCCTAAACAGCTCCTTGGGGGAAGCAATCAACAAGTACGACGTGGTGATCAG GTTGAACAACGCGCCAGTTCACAGGTACGAGGCAGACGTGGGCTCCAAGACCACCATGCGCCTGTTCTACCCAGAGTCCGCGCACTTCGACCCCAAACGGGAAAACAACCCGGATACGCTGCTGGTGCTGGTGCCATTCAAACCCATGGATTTCCTCTGGCTGGAGACGATCCTCAACGACAAGAAGCGA GTGCACAAGGGGTTCTGGAAGCAGCCCCCTTTAATCTGGGATGCCAATCCCGAGCAAGTTCGAATTCTGAACCCTTATTTTATGGAAATAACTGCTGCTAAACTGCTTAATCTTCCCATGAAGCAGCTGCGGAAGGTTAAACAG AAACCGACAACGGGATTATTAGCCATCACCTTGGCGTTGCACTTCTGTGACCTGGTACATATTGCAGGCTTCGGCTACCCCGATTCTGCTAATAAGAAACAGACAATACACTACTATGAGCAAATCACCCTGAAGTCCATGGTT GCTTCCGAGCACAATATCTCCCAAGAGACACAAGCAATAAAAAAGATGCTTGATTTAGGCATCATCAAGAACCTGACGTACTTCTGA
- the ST3GAL4 gene encoding CMP-N-acetylneuraminate-beta-galactosamide-alpha-2,3-sialyltransferase 4 isoform X10, whose translation MINKSRWKILAGLALVLGMAWYSISREERYLHLFPFPVQDDSMLCPPGEVEKKATLLLGNYTRDHPLFLQLNNYFWVKTPSPYELPYGTKGSEDSLLRVLAITSYSVPQSLQSMKCRRCAVVGNGLRLLNSSLGEAINKYDVVIRLNNAPVHRYEADVGSKTTMRLFYPESAHFDPKRENNPDTLLVLVPFKPMDFLWLETILNDKKRVHKGFWKQPPLIWDANPEQVRILNPYFMEITAAKLLNLPMKQLRKVKQKPTTGLLAITLALHFCDLVHIAGFGYPDSANKKQTIHYYEQITLKSMVASEHNISQETQAIKKMLDLGIIKNLTYF comes from the exons ATGATCAACAAGTCCC GATGGAAGATCCTTGCAGGGCTGGCACTAGTTCTGGGGATGGCGTGGTACTCCATATCCCGGGAAGAAAGGTACTTACATCT TTTTCCTTTCCCCGTGCAAGATGACAGCATGCTGTGTCCCCCAGGCGAGGTGGAAAAGAAAGCCACGCTGCTCCTAGGAAA TTACACACGGGATCACCCGCTGTTTTTACAGCTCAACAATTACTTTTGGGTGAAGACCCCATCGCCGTATGAGCTGCCGTACGGGACTAAAGGAAGCG AAGACTCTCTCCTCCGGGTGCTAGCGATCACCAGCTACTCGGTGCCCCAGAGCCTCCAAAG CATGAAGTGCCGGCGATGTGCCGTGGTGGGGAATGGACTCCGGCTCCTAAACAGCTCCTTGGGGGAAGCAATCAACAAGTACGACGTGGTGATCAG GTTGAACAACGCGCCAGTTCACAGGTACGAGGCAGACGTGGGCTCCAAGACCACCATGCGCCTGTTCTACCCAGAGTCCGCGCACTTCGACCCCAAACGGGAAAACAACCCGGATACGCTGCTGGTGCTGGTGCCATTCAAACCCATGGATTTCCTCTGGCTGGAGACGATCCTCAACGACAAGAAGCGA GTGCACAAGGGGTTCTGGAAGCAGCCCCCTTTAATCTGGGATGCCAATCCCGAGCAAGTTCGAATTCTGAACCCTTATTTTATGGAAATAACTGCTGCTAAACTGCTTAATCTTCCCATGAAGCAGCTGCGGAAGGTTAAACAG AAACCGACAACGGGATTATTAGCCATCACCTTGGCGTTGCACTTCTGTGACCTGGTACATATTGCAGGCTTCGGCTACCCCGATTCTGCTAATAAGAAACAGACAATACACTACTATGAGCAAATCACCCTGAAGTCCATGGTT GCTTCCGAGCACAATATCTCCCAAGAGACACAAGCAATAAAAAAGATGCTTGATTTAGGCATCATCAAGAACCTGACGTACTTCTGA